From a region of the Procambarus clarkii isolate CNS0578487 chromosome 2, FALCON_Pclarkii_2.0, whole genome shotgun sequence genome:
- the LOC138366656 gene encoding probable serine/threonine-protein kinase clkA, translating into MNSPKLYVKYLILETKRIVNEDFRFESEDVPNGIPNGDNRNTCIINGIPNGDNKNPCITNGNPNGDNRNTCINNSNVNGDNRNTCINNGNPNGYNRNTCIINGNPNGDNRNTCINNGNPNGYNRNTCINNGNPNGYNRNTCIINGNPNGDNRNICINNSNLNGDNRNTCINNGNPNGYNRNTCIINGNPNGDNRNTCIINGNPNGDKRNTSINNGNPNGDNRNICTINGTPNGDNRNTCINNGNPNGDNRNACIINGNPNGDNRSTCIKNGNPNGYNRNTCIINGNPIGDNRNTCINNGNLNGDNKNTCINNGNLNSDNRKTCIHHSNVTRCCNNS; encoded by the coding sequence ATGAATTCCCCAAAACTTTAcgttaaatatttaatattagaAACAAAGAGAATAGTTAACGAGGATTTTAGGTTTGAGAGCGAGGATGTGCCCAACGGTATCCCCAACGGGGACAACAGGAACACATGCATCATCAACGGTATCCCCAACGGTGACAACAAGAACCCATGCATCACCAACGGTAACCCAAACGGGGACAACAGGAACACATGCATCAACAACAGTAACGTCAACGGGGACAACAGGAACACATGCATCAACAACGGTAACCCCAACGGTTACAACAGAAACACATGCATCATCAACGGTAACCCAAACGGGGACAACAGGAACACATGCATCAACAACGGTAACCCCAACGGTTACAACAGGAACACATGCATCAACAACGGTAACCCCAACGGTTACAACAGGAACACATGCATCATCAACGGTAACCCAAACGGGGACAACAGGAACATATGCATCAACAACAGTAACCTCAACGGGGACAACAGGAACACATGCATCAACAACGGTAACCCCAACGGTTACAACAGGAACACATGCATCATCAACGGTAACCCTAACGGGGACAACAGGAACACATGCATCATCAACGGTAACCCTAACGGGGACAAGAGAAACACAAGCATCAACAACGGTAACCCCAACGGTGACAACAGGAACATATGCACCATCAACGGTACCCCCAACGGTGACAACAGGAACACATGCATCAACAACGGCAACCCAAACGGGGACAACAGGAACGCATGCATCATTAACGGTAACCCCAACGGTGACAACAGGAGCACATGCATCAAGAACGGTAACCCCAACGGTTACAACAGGAACACATGCATCATCAACGGTAACCCCATCGGTGACAACAGGAACACATGCATCAACAACGGTAACCTCAACGGGGACAACAAGAACACATGCATCAACAACGGTAACCTCAACAGTGACAACAGGAAAACATGCATCCACCACAGTAACGTCACCCGCTGTTGCAACAACAGCTGA